A single region of the Streptomyces virginiae genome encodes:
- a CDS encoding CBS domain-containing protein, translating into MTSTPYTVNDVMTKTVVTVTPAAEFKEIATAMERWQVTAVPVIEGEGHVVGVVSEADLLTKEEFHEHGPSLIEQMRRLGDTAKAGSVRAEELMTSPAVTIRPDATLPQAARLMTDRRIKRLPVVDADGTLLGVVSRADLLKVFLRSDDDLAAEVRREVVERLFPLSRRDITVDVTHGVVTLRGRTRDPHLIPVATRLARAVEGVVGVHSRLEGPVSP; encoded by the coding sequence ATGACCTCCACCCCGTACACCGTCAACGACGTCATGACGAAGACCGTCGTCACCGTCACGCCCGCCGCCGAATTCAAGGAGATCGCGACCGCGATGGAGCGCTGGCAGGTCACCGCGGTCCCGGTCATCGAAGGCGAAGGCCATGTCGTCGGCGTCGTCTCCGAGGCCGACCTCCTCACCAAGGAGGAGTTCCACGAACACGGACCGAGCCTCATCGAGCAGATGCGCCGCCTCGGCGACACCGCGAAGGCCGGCTCGGTCCGCGCCGAGGAGCTGATGACGAGCCCGGCCGTCACCATCCGCCCCGACGCCACGCTCCCCCAGGCCGCCCGGCTGATGACCGACCGCCGCATCAAGCGTCTCCCGGTCGTGGATGCCGACGGCACTCTCCTCGGCGTCGTCAGCCGCGCCGACCTCCTGAAGGTCTTCCTCCGCTCCGACGACGACCTGGCCGCCGAAGTCCGCCGCGAGGTCGTCGAGCGCCTCTTCCCGCTCTCTCGCCGTGACATCACGGTCGACGTGACGCACGGCGTCGTCACCCTGAGGGGAAGGACCCGCGACCCCCACCTCATCCCCGTGGCCACGCGCCTCGCCCGGGCTGTTGAAGGCGTGGTCGGTGTGCACTCCCGACTCGAAGGCCCCGTATCCCCCTGA
- a CDS encoding PEP/pyruvate-binding domain-containing protein: MVDPDEYTVFKPSLEDPELDPLVDVRVGAKRRKAVYAEHGLTRTVDTTPEERSQRVLTDTEVRLLADWALTV; this comes from the coding sequence GTGGTCGACCCCGATGAGTACACCGTCTTCAAGCCCAGCCTGGAGGACCCGGAGCTGGACCCGCTGGTCGACGTACGCGTCGGAGCGAAGCGGCGGAAGGCGGTCTACGCGGAGCACGGACTGACCCGGACCGTCGACACCACCCCCGAGGAGCGCTCGCAAAGGGTCCTGACCGACACCGAGGTCCGGCTCCTCGCCGACTGGGCACTGACCGTCTGA
- a CDS encoding HAD-IA family hydrolase has translation MLVDGTDAERLTLAGKPDPALFLEAVRRLHVDPADAAMVEDALAGVGAGRRGHFGLVIGLDRSGGMSAAETMRDRGADVVLPDLTAVVESVAGACP, from the coding sequence GTGCTCGTGGACGGCACGGATGCCGAGCGGCTGACCCTGGCGGGCAAGCCGGACCCCGCCCTGTTCCTGGAAGCGGTACGCCGGCTGCACGTGGACCCGGCCGACGCGGCGATGGTCGAAGACGCTCTGGCCGGGGTGGGGGCGGGCCGACGCGGTCATTTCGGCCTGGTGATCGGCCTGGACCGGTCCGGCGGCATGTCTGCCGCAGAGACCATGCGGGATCGCGGCGCGGATGTCGTGCTCCCTGACCTCACCGCCGTCGTCGAATCCGTTGCCGGAGCGTGTCCGTGA
- a CDS encoding glycoside hydrolase family 65 protein, which yields MNTAWTWTFDRYDPKTERSVEALCTLGNGRFATRGAAPESPADAVHYPGTYAAGCYNWLSSQVAGKQVGNEDMVNLPDWTRVRYRCLPEDGPAGEWLTPDDASLRHHRAVLDLHAGTLTRRMLFQDGHGRRLGVTHTRLVHMADPYLAAQQSTFRASGWRGTIEIQSVLDGDVTNAGVARYRALDGRHLTGHRTGVGADGIAWLSCETTSLRTRIGIAVRTSSRPLAAVTLSCTEAATVQTFRLPISRGHPVVVLKAAALHSSLDRPAGDPLTSAVEHVTHAPDFATALAGHKAAWEDLWSRGEVKMPGEAGRILRLHAFHVLQTLSPHTAELDVGVPARGLHGEAYRGHVFWDELFVTPYLTLHLPEVARAVLMYRHRRLPAARAAARRAGRPGAMFPWQSASSGHEETQTLHLNPRSGRWLPDHSRLQRHVGSAIAWNVWRYAQTTGDTGFLYGPGAELLMSIARYWGAAADYDTDRERYRIRGVVGPDEYHDAYPGAATPGIDDNAYTNVTAAWVLARALELAAELPRTRMRQLEQQLDVDAEVLNRWEDVSRRLLVPLHGDVISQFEGYGDLAELDWDAYRARYTDIRRLDRILESEDDTVNRYQASKQADTLMLGYLFRPDELHDIFARLGHRLDDDLWRATVAYYLQRTSHGSTLSSLVHGWVLARHKGPDAWRYCEEALLGDVMDIQGGTTGEGIHLGAMAGTLDLIERGIVGVGVGPDGLRIDPVPLREVPRCSFTVDCLGHRSIHIRFLPGKLGIEVPSSRTAPPLPLCLPGGVTADLPAGRQRWFRMEAG from the coding sequence GTGAACACCGCGTGGACCTGGACTTTCGACCGCTACGACCCGAAGACGGAGCGGTCGGTCGAGGCCCTGTGCACCCTCGGCAACGGCCGGTTCGCCACGCGTGGAGCCGCCCCCGAATCACCCGCCGACGCCGTGCACTATCCCGGCACTTACGCGGCTGGCTGCTACAACTGGCTCTCCTCGCAGGTCGCCGGCAAGCAGGTCGGCAACGAGGACATGGTCAACCTCCCCGACTGGACCCGGGTGCGCTACCGCTGCCTGCCGGAGGACGGGCCGGCGGGGGAGTGGCTCACTCCCGACGACGCGAGCCTGCGCCACCACCGCGCCGTTCTGGACCTGCACGCGGGGACCCTCACCCGCCGCATGCTGTTCCAGGACGGCCACGGCCGTCGGCTCGGCGTCACCCACACCCGGCTCGTTCACATGGCGGACCCCTACCTCGCCGCTCAGCAGAGCACCTTCCGCGCGTCCGGATGGCGCGGAACCATCGAGATCCAGTCCGTACTCGACGGTGACGTCACCAATGCCGGCGTCGCGCGGTACCGGGCCCTCGATGGGCGCCACCTCACGGGCCACCGCACCGGCGTCGGCGCGGACGGCATCGCCTGGCTCTCCTGCGAGACCACATCGCTCCGCACCCGGATCGGCATCGCGGTACGCACATCCTCCCGCCCCCTGGCCGCCGTGACCCTGAGCTGCACGGAGGCGGCGACCGTGCAGACCTTCCGGTTGCCGATCTCCCGCGGACATCCCGTCGTCGTCCTCAAGGCAGCCGCCCTTCACAGCTCGCTGGACCGACCCGCAGGCGATCCGCTCACGTCTGCGGTCGAACACGTCACGCACGCACCGGACTTCGCGACCGCGCTCGCCGGCCACAAGGCCGCCTGGGAAGACCTGTGGAGCCGAGGCGAGGTAAAGATGCCCGGTGAGGCCGGCCGGATCCTCCGCCTCCACGCCTTCCACGTCCTGCAGACCCTCTCCCCCCACACGGCGGAGCTCGACGTCGGCGTACCCGCCAGAGGCCTGCACGGAGAGGCGTACCGGGGTCACGTCTTCTGGGACGAGCTGTTCGTCACCCCCTACCTCACCCTGCACCTCCCCGAGGTGGCACGCGCCGTGCTCATGTACCGCCACCGGCGCCTGCCCGCGGCCCGTGCCGCAGCGCGGCGGGCCGGGCGGCCGGGCGCGATGTTCCCCTGGCAGAGCGCCAGTTCGGGGCACGAGGAAACGCAGACGTTGCACCTCAATCCGCGCTCCGGCCGCTGGCTGCCGGACCACTCCCGCCTCCAGCGCCATGTGGGCTCCGCGATCGCCTGGAACGTCTGGCGCTATGCGCAGACCACCGGTGACACCGGCTTCCTGTACGGCCCCGGCGCCGAACTGCTCATGAGCATCGCCCGCTACTGGGGAGCGGCCGCCGACTACGACACCGACCGGGAGCGCTACCGGATCCGCGGGGTCGTGGGCCCGGACGAATATCACGACGCCTACCCCGGGGCCGCGACTCCGGGGATCGACGACAACGCCTACACGAACGTGACCGCCGCATGGGTGCTGGCCCGCGCACTCGAGCTGGCCGCAGAGCTGCCGAGGACGCGCATGCGTCAACTTGAGCAACAACTGGACGTCGATGCAGAGGTGTTGAACCGCTGGGAGGACGTGTCACGCCGTCTTCTCGTCCCCTTGCACGGCGATGTCATCAGCCAGTTCGAGGGCTACGGCGATCTGGCCGAGCTGGATTGGGACGCCTATCGCGCTCGGTACACGGACATCCGCCGCCTCGACCGGATCCTGGAGTCCGAGGACGACACGGTGAACCGCTACCAGGCGTCGAAGCAGGCCGACACCCTCATGCTCGGCTACCTCTTCCGCCCCGACGAGCTGCACGACATCTTCGCCCGGCTCGGCCACCGGCTCGACGACGACCTCTGGCGGGCGACCGTCGCGTACTACTTGCAGCGCACGAGCCACGGTTCGACGCTCAGCAGCCTCGTCCACGGCTGGGTCCTGGCCCGCCACAAGGGACCCGACGCCTGGCGGTACTGCGAGGAAGCACTGCTCGGCGACGTGATGGACATCCAGGGCGGCACCACCGGCGAAGGCATCCACCTCGGAGCCATGGCCGGCACCCTCGACCTCATCGAACGGGGCATCGTGGGGGTCGGGGTCGGCCCGGACGGACTGCGCATCGACCCCGTCCCGCTCCGGGAGGTGCCGCGCTGCTCCTTCACCGTCGACTGCCTGGGGCACCGCAGCATTCATATCCGGTTCCTCCCAGGAAAACTGGGCATCGAGGTCCCCTCGTCCCGAACGGCGCCTCCCCTTCCCCTGTGCCTGCCCGGTGGCGTGACTGCGGACCTGCCCGCGGGTCGGCAGAGGTGGTTCCGCATGGAAGCCGGCTGA
- a CDS encoding MBL fold metallo-hydrolase RNA specificity domain-containing protein codes for MSETAQRPTTTSPRPALLRLLGAVRTVTGSKFLVESDHARILVDCGLFQGFADLRRRNWEKPGFDASDLHAVVVTHAHLDHCGYLPRLVRHGFRGPILSTAPTARLAEIVLRDSARLQMEASEHANSHGWSKHRPAKPLYDDTDVENTLKFFDPVEIGSEIEIMAGTKLRLHHGGHILGSAWAHLTLEDGHTLAVSGDLGRPGHPLLLPPEPFSGADVLLMESTYGDRRHDHETARREFAAVVTRTLSRGGTVVIPSFAIDRTEVVLHELAGLRRDGTLPRRVPVYVDSPMALAALDVYRDALRSHSPELRPEILAQGEAAFSPEPFLAARTVQESIDINSTTGPAVIVSSAGMATGGRVLHHLHRLLPDPRNAVVIVGFAAAGTRARDLVDGARTLKMFGEYIPVRAEVADVPHFSAHADADQIIDWLRAAPAPHTTYLVHGEEIAAETLRDRIDRELGWTAVVPKPGEAVLVR; via the coding sequence GTGTCCGAGACAGCCCAGCGCCCCACCACCACCTCGCCCAGACCCGCACTCCTGCGGTTGCTCGGTGCAGTACGCACGGTCACCGGCAGCAAGTTCCTCGTCGAGAGCGACCACGCCCGCATCCTGGTCGACTGCGGGCTCTTCCAGGGTTTCGCGGACCTGCGCCGTCGCAACTGGGAGAAGCCCGGCTTCGATGCCTCCGACCTCCACGCCGTGGTCGTCACCCATGCTCACCTGGACCACTGCGGCTATCTGCCGCGCCTGGTCCGGCACGGCTTCCGTGGTCCGATCCTGAGCACCGCCCCGACCGCACGGCTCGCCGAGATCGTGCTCCGTGACAGCGCCCGCCTCCAGATGGAGGCATCCGAGCACGCCAACAGCCACGGCTGGTCCAAGCACCGCCCCGCCAAGCCGCTCTACGACGACACGGACGTCGAGAACACGCTGAAGTTCTTCGACCCGGTCGAGATCGGCAGCGAGATCGAGATCATGGCGGGAACGAAGCTGAGGCTGCACCACGGTGGGCACATCCTCGGCTCCGCCTGGGCCCACCTCACGCTGGAGGACGGCCACACCCTGGCCGTCAGCGGCGACCTGGGCCGCCCCGGGCACCCCCTGCTGCTGCCCCCGGAGCCGTTCTCCGGCGCCGACGTGCTACTGATGGAGTCCACCTACGGCGACCGCCGACACGACCACGAGACGGCGCGGCGCGAGTTCGCTGCCGTGGTCACCAGAACGCTGTCGCGCGGCGGAACCGTGGTCATCCCGTCGTTCGCGATCGACCGGACCGAGGTGGTCCTGCACGAGCTGGCCGGGCTGCGCCGCGACGGCACCTTGCCCCGGCGCGTACCCGTGTATGTCGACAGTCCCATGGCCCTGGCCGCCCTGGACGTCTACCGGGACGCCTTGCGCTCCCACTCTCCCGAGCTGAGGCCCGAGATCCTGGCCCAGGGCGAGGCGGCGTTCAGCCCGGAGCCGTTCCTGGCCGCCCGTACCGTCCAGGAGTCGATCGACATCAACAGCACCACCGGGCCGGCAGTCATCGTCTCCTCCGCCGGCATGGCCACCGGTGGTCGGGTCCTGCACCACCTCCACCGACTCCTGCCCGACCCCCGCAACGCCGTCGTCATCGTCGGCTTCGCCGCCGCCGGAACGCGGGCGCGTGACCTCGTCGACGGCGCCCGCACCCTGAAGATGTTCGGCGAGTACATCCCCGTACGTGCCGAGGTGGCCGACGTACCCCACTTCTCCGCCCACGCCGACGCCGACCAGATCATCGACTGGCTGCGCGCCGCCCCCGCCCCGCACACCACCTATCTCGTCCACGGCGAGGAGATCGCGGCCGAGACTCTCCGGGACCGCATCGACCGCGAGCTGGGTTGGACGGCCGTCGTACCCAAGCCCGGGGAGGCCGTCCTGGTCCGCTGA
- a CDS encoding sulfite exporter TauE/SafE family protein, whose amino-acid sequence MSTLVLALVAGAVVGLALGALGGGGSVLAVPALIYLLGFTPAAATTASLIIVTATSATALYTHATSGNVRWRTGALFAAAGIPPAMAAAALAARLPGQLLTAAFAAVAGLAALRMLKSPAPENEVRPVRPARAAGAGASLGAVTGFLGVGGGFLAVPALVGVLGLRMRAAIGTSLLVITVNSLAALTVRTGGAGPLDWAVVAPFTGAAILAAWDGKRLSAAIKGPALQRIFAVVLLSVAAFMLTDAIR is encoded by the coding sequence GTGAGCACGCTCGTCCTCGCCCTGGTCGCAGGAGCCGTCGTCGGCCTGGCACTAGGTGCCCTGGGGGGCGGCGGCAGCGTACTCGCGGTCCCCGCACTGATCTACCTGCTCGGCTTCACCCCTGCAGCCGCCACCACCGCGTCGCTGATCATCGTCACCGCCACGTCCGCCACCGCCCTCTACACCCACGCCACCTCCGGCAACGTCCGCTGGAGAACCGGCGCCCTCTTCGCGGCCGCCGGCATCCCTCCCGCCATGGCGGCAGCCGCCCTCGCCGCACGACTGCCCGGACAGCTGCTCACGGCCGCGTTCGCAGCCGTCGCGGGTCTCGCGGCCCTGCGCATGCTCAAGTCCCCCGCACCCGAGAACGAGGTCCGCCCGGTCCGCCCGGCCCGGGCCGCCGGAGCCGGCGCGAGCCTGGGGGCGGTCACCGGATTCCTGGGCGTCGGCGGCGGATTCCTCGCCGTCCCCGCCCTGGTCGGAGTGCTGGGTCTGAGGATGCGGGCGGCCATCGGGACCAGCCTGCTCGTCATCACCGTCAACTCGCTCGCCGCGCTCACCGTCCGTACCGGCGGGGCCGGTCCTCTGGACTGGGCAGTCGTCGCGCCCTTCACCGGGGCGGCGATCCTCGCCGCCTGGGACGGAAAGCGCCTGTCCGCCGCGATCAAGGGCCCAGCCCTTCAACGCATCTTCGCTGTCGTGCTGCTGTCCGTCGCGGCCTTCATGCTCACCGACGCGATCCGCTGA
- a CDS encoding ABC transporter permease subunit: MKTRWPLLWLALHRRRRMLMALVVGMVVFEALIVVVANTIAPGQLFSAGGKGPPSAYRAFSGSGGDVSIASYPGLLGAGLVHPFWIAMQLTAIGALAAAAVAADVESGTIELIMVRPVSRNRLLAERTAAVVIAALALNAAATLTVAAGVWLSPDIHRDVPLSGVFAAGLMGCGFALCLAGPALAVSAWGSRRAQVIGATIAIGAVGFALNFIALAWSKAAPLRFISPFHYYTPGDALAQGHVLWPQLGILVGVGVVGLILGHALLMRRDLAP; this comes from the coding sequence GTGAAGACGCGGTGGCCCCTGCTGTGGCTGGCACTGCACCGGCGCCGGCGGATGCTGATGGCCCTGGTGGTGGGGATGGTCGTCTTCGAGGCGCTGATCGTGGTGGTGGCGAACACGATCGCGCCGGGGCAGCTGTTCTCGGCGGGCGGGAAGGGACCCCCGTCGGCTTACCGGGCGTTCAGCGGGTCGGGCGGGGACGTCTCGATCGCGAGCTATCCGGGGCTGCTCGGGGCCGGGCTCGTGCATCCGTTCTGGATCGCCATGCAGCTGACCGCGATCGGCGCCCTGGCCGCGGCGGCGGTGGCTGCCGACGTGGAATCCGGGACGATCGAGCTGATCATGGTGCGCCCCGTGAGCCGCAACCGGCTGCTCGCCGAGCGGACGGCTGCCGTGGTGATCGCCGCTCTCGCCCTCAACGCCGCGGCGACGCTCACGGTGGCGGCAGGCGTCTGGCTGTCGCCGGACATCCACCGGGACGTGCCGCTCAGCGGTGTCTTCGCCGCCGGGTTGATGGGGTGCGGCTTCGCCCTGTGCCTGGCCGGACCGGCTCTGGCCGTGTCCGCATGGGGGAGCCGGCGCGCCCAGGTGATCGGTGCGACGATCGCGATCGGGGCGGTCGGTTTCGCGCTGAACTTCATCGCGCTGGCCTGGTCCAAGGCGGCGCCCCTGCGGTTCATCAGCCCCTTCCACTACTACACACCGGGTGACGCACTGGCGCAGGGCCACGTGCTGTGGCCGCAGTTGGGCATTCTGGTCGGGGTCGGAGTGGTGGGGCTCATCCTGGGCCACGCGTTGCTGATGAGGCGGGACCTGGCCCCGTAG
- a CDS encoding rhodanese-like domain-containing protein produces MFSLRRGPARVTPADAHQRARDEGAVLLDVRERAEWTAGHAPGAVHAPLSALQAGAGLPPAARGRPLVVICRSGHRSQRAARILTERGAEAVDVKGGMNAWAAAGLPVVDGRGSSGSIA; encoded by the coding sequence ATGTTCTCCCTCCGCCGCGGCCCCGCCCGCGTGACTCCAGCCGATGCCCATCAGCGCGCCCGAGACGAGGGTGCCGTCCTGCTCGACGTGCGCGAGCGGGCGGAATGGACGGCCGGGCACGCACCCGGCGCCGTGCACGCCCCGCTCTCCGCCCTGCAGGCCGGCGCCGGCCTGCCTCCGGCTGCCCGGGGACGGCCGCTGGTGGTGATCTGCCGCTCCGGGCACCGGTCCCAGCGAGCCGCGAGAATCCTGACCGAACGCGGAGCCGAGGCCGTCGACGTCAAGGGCGGCATGAACGCCTGGGCCGCGGCGGGGCTCCCGGTCGTCGACGGCCGCGGAAGCAGCGGCTCGATAGCGTGA
- a CDS encoding cyclic nucleotide-binding domain-containing protein, with amino-acid sequence MNTLLDEMGPEAREALLAHAHRVDIPAGTRIFKERQRADRFWIIENGTVDLDLHVPGHKAAVIDTLGSGELLGWSWMVPPYAWHLGAVPTLSAHSNSTRWPYGSSAKRTRPWAVAYPPLLPQSSPVGSTRPAPGSSTCSHSTTATCPSPTPAEDQP; translated from the coding sequence ATGAACACTCTCCTGGACGAGATGGGACCCGAAGCGCGTGAGGCCCTGCTCGCCCACGCCCACCGCGTGGACATCCCCGCCGGAACCCGCATCTTCAAGGAACGACAACGGGCCGACCGCTTCTGGATCATCGAGAACGGCACCGTCGACCTCGACCTGCACGTCCCCGGGCACAAGGCCGCCGTCATCGACACCCTCGGTTCGGGAGAGCTCCTCGGCTGGTCCTGGATGGTCCCGCCCTACGCCTGGCACCTGGGGGCCGTACCCACCCTGTCCGCGCACTCGAATTCGACACGATGGCCGTACGGAAGCTCTGCGAAGAGAACCCGCCCGTGGGCCGTTGCATATCCACCACTGTTGCCGCAGTCATCGCCCGTCGGCTCGACTCGGCCCGCACCCGGATCCTCGACCTGTTCGCACTCCACCACAGCGACATGCCCCTCGCCTACGCCCGCTGAGGACCAGCCATGA
- a CDS encoding ABC transporter ATP-binding protein — MDAIELRGLTKRYGAVVGVEELTLGIGPGEVFGFLGPNGAGKTTTLRCLTGLLRPTAGHVRVLGMDPLADHRRVARELGYLPGELRLYPELTGAQTLDLLCSLQGRPCTRRAELCERLGLTPAVLRRTVGGYSRGMKQKLGLVQALQHDPRLVVLDEPTEGLDPLVQETFFELMEQAAADGRTVLLSSHVLPEVQRACGRVAIIRDGRLVTVESVAALREARARRIRLTFGDGKGARPLGRAQQWAPRWEGDRVELLVPPSEVVGALRELLALGVADVIVEEAGLDEAFLDLYRNGKAEGAAP; from the coding sequence ATGGACGCGATCGAGCTCAGAGGACTGACCAAGCGGTACGGGGCCGTGGTCGGGGTGGAGGAACTCACACTCGGCATCGGCCCGGGCGAGGTGTTCGGCTTCCTCGGGCCGAACGGGGCGGGCAAGACCACCACCCTCAGATGCCTCACCGGCTTGCTGCGCCCGACGGCCGGGCATGTGCGGGTGCTGGGGATGGACCCGCTCGCCGATCACCGCCGGGTGGCCCGGGAACTCGGCTATCTCCCCGGTGAGCTGCGGCTGTACCCGGAGCTCACCGGGGCGCAGACCCTCGACCTCCTGTGTTCCCTCCAGGGCCGGCCCTGCACACGGCGGGCCGAACTGTGCGAGCGGCTGGGACTGACGCCGGCGGTCCTGCGCCGCACGGTCGGCGGGTACTCGCGCGGTATGAAGCAGAAGCTGGGCCTCGTGCAGGCGCTGCAGCACGATCCCCGGCTGGTGGTACTGGACGAGCCGACCGAGGGGCTGGATCCCCTGGTGCAGGAGACGTTCTTCGAGCTGATGGAACAGGCAGCGGCTGACGGCCGCACCGTGCTGTTGTCCAGCCATGTCCTCCCGGAGGTGCAGCGGGCCTGCGGACGCGTGGCGATCATCCGGGACGGGCGCCTGGTGACGGTGGAGAGCGTGGCCGCCCTGCGGGAGGCGCGTGCGCGAAGGATCCGCCTGACCTTCGGCGACGGGAAGGGGGCACGCCCTCTGGGGCGCGCGCAGCAGTGGGCGCCCCGCTGGGAAGGCGACCGGGTGGAGCTGCTCGTACCCCCGAGCGAGGTGGTGGGGGCACTGCGCGAGCTGCTGGCCCTGGGAGTGGCCGACGTCATCGTGGAGGAGGCGGGTCTGGACGAGGCGTTCCTGGACCTGTACCGCAACGGCAAGGCGGAGGGGGCGGCGCCGTGA
- a CDS encoding helix-turn-helix domain-containing protein, whose product MSRTQHRPGTAEAPTGRTDLGRRIAMRREELGLTRDQLGERCGADGAYITYLEEHAAAPATGSLLRLADALGTTTAELSGATTEYPPGRGTAVRDAELVELSDGECRRLLSTHGVGRIAVFTPDGPAIFPVNYVVAGRDIAFRTSGDAVLARAAGTEAAFEVDRIDDVTRLGWSVMAVGEAEGVTDAEELGRLDAVAYSLPWAGGPRTHWMKLTAIRITGRRVIRQ is encoded by the coding sequence ATGAGCAGAACCCAGCACAGGCCGGGCACCGCGGAGGCGCCGACCGGACGCACGGACCTCGGACGGCGGATCGCCATGCGCCGTGAGGAACTCGGCCTCACCCGGGACCAACTGGGTGAGCGCTGCGGGGCTGACGGCGCGTACATCACCTACCTGGAGGAACACGCGGCAGCGCCGGCGACCGGCTCCCTCCTGCGTCTCGCCGACGCGCTGGGGACGACCACGGCGGAACTCTCCGGCGCGACGACGGAATACCCACCCGGCAGAGGAACCGCCGTCCGGGACGCCGAGCTGGTCGAGTTGTCCGACGGCGAGTGCCGGCGGCTGCTTTCCACGCACGGCGTCGGCAGGATCGCCGTTTTCACCCCGGACGGTCCGGCGATCTTCCCGGTCAATTACGTGGTGGCGGGCCGCGACATCGCCTTCAGGACCTCGGGTGACGCGGTGCTCGCGCGGGCCGCCGGGACGGAAGCGGCCTTCGAGGTCGACCGCATCGACGACGTCACGCGCCTGGGCTGGAGCGTCATGGCCGTGGGCGAGGCAGAAGGCGTCACCGATGCGGAGGAACTCGGCCGACTCGATGCCGTCGCGTACTCCCTGCCCTGGGCCGGTGGTCCGCGGACCCACTGGATGAAGCTCACTGCGATCCGGATCACCGGGCGCCGGGTGATCCGGCAGTGA
- a CDS encoding rhodanese-like domain-containing protein — translation MFFIDTLELEGLGNRSYLAGGAHTAVAVDPPRDVDQVLAAAARRGVRISHVVETHVHNDYVTGGLDLARLTGAAYLVPAAARVSFDRTPVHDGDTFAVDDGLTLRALATPGHTPHHTSYVLEEWGSAVAAFTGGSLLIGTVGRPDLVEPRLTEELARAQHASARRLAAELPDETQVLPTHGFGSFCSSAQADGDATTIGKEKAGNDALVQDVDSFVSALLAGLDDVPAYYAHMGPANAAGPAPVDLTAPPVADAADIAARLAAGEWVVDLRTRIAFARGHVAGSFNFEADGKVATYLAWLIPWGKPVTLLAESPEQLAKAQRELARVGIDRPAAAATGEPAEWISANEELRSFPRATFADLAALDPYEYRIVLDVRRDSERADGWIKDSVHIPIHQLHRRQHELPAGVVWVHCAGGMRAGIAASLLDAAGRDVVAVDDSFDAARSAGLPMVTGPRSDS, via the coding sequence GTGTTCTTCATCGACACCCTTGAACTGGAAGGGCTCGGCAACCGCAGCTACCTGGCGGGTGGCGCCCACACGGCCGTGGCGGTGGATCCGCCGCGCGACGTCGACCAGGTGCTCGCCGCGGCGGCACGGCGCGGGGTGCGGATCTCCCACGTCGTGGAGACGCACGTCCACAACGACTACGTCACCGGCGGCCTGGACCTGGCCCGCCTCACCGGCGCGGCCTACCTGGTGCCCGCCGCGGCCCGGGTGTCCTTCGACCGCACCCCCGTCCATGACGGAGACACCTTCGCCGTGGACGACGGGCTCACGCTGCGGGCCCTGGCCACCCCCGGCCACACCCCGCACCACACCTCCTACGTTCTGGAGGAGTGGGGTTCGGCCGTCGCCGCGTTCACCGGAGGCTCCCTGCTGATCGGGACGGTCGGACGGCCCGACCTGGTCGAGCCGCGCCTGACCGAGGAGCTCGCCCGCGCCCAGCACGCCTCCGCACGCCGACTGGCCGCTGAACTGCCTGACGAAACCCAGGTGCTGCCCACCCACGGGTTCGGAAGCTTCTGCTCCTCGGCCCAGGCCGACGGGGACGCCACCACCATCGGCAAGGAAAAGGCCGGCAACGACGCCCTGGTCCAGGACGTCGACTCCTTCGTCTCCGCCCTGCTGGCAGGACTCGACGACGTGCCTGCCTACTACGCCCACATGGGCCCGGCCAACGCCGCAGGTCCGGCTCCGGTGGACCTCACCGCACCTCCCGTGGCGGACGCCGCCGACATCGCCGCCCGCCTGGCCGCCGGGGAGTGGGTGGTCGACCTGCGAACCCGCATCGCCTTCGCCCGGGGACACGTAGCCGGATCGTTCAACTTCGAGGCCGACGGGAAGGTCGCGACCTACCTCGCGTGGTTGATCCCCTGGGGCAAGCCCGTCACGCTCCTCGCGGAATCCCCCGAGCAGCTGGCGAAGGCTCAGCGGGAACTGGCCCGGGTCGGGATCGACCGCCCGGCCGCAGCCGCCACCGGAGAGCCTGCCGAGTGGATCTCCGCGAACGAAGAACTGCGGAGCTTCCCGCGGGCCACGTTCGCCGACCTCGCCGCCCTGGACCCCTACGAGTACCGGATCGTGCTGGACGTGCGGCGGGACTCCGAACGCGCGGACGGCTGGATCAAGGACTCGGTGCACATCCCGATCCACCAGCTCCACCGACGCCAGCACGAGTTGCCGGCCGGAGTGGTGTGGGTCCACTGCGCGGGCGGAATGCGCGCGGGGATCGCCGCCTCCCTGCTCGACGCCGCCGGACGCGACGTCGTGGCCGTCGACGATTCCTTCGACGCCGCCCGAAGCGCGGGCCTACCGATGGTCACCGGGCCTCGTTCCGACAGTTGA